TCCGCCCGCGCGCAGCTCGCCCGAGCCCAGCGGGCCGCCGAGCACGATGAAGCCGTCGGCGGCGAGCGCGTTCATGAAGGCCGCGTGCTCGGCCCACTGGGCCTGGCTCCGCATGGGCACGGTGGTGTTCCACGCCGCCCCGGGCGCGCGGCGCACCGTGAGATAGGTCGGCATCGTCTAGCCGCCGTAAAGTGCGGTGCTCAGGTACTTCATGCCGGAATCGACGGCCAGCGTGACCACCGTCTGGTCGGGCCCGAGCTGTTTCGCCACGCGCAGCGCCGCCGCGATATTGGCGCCGGTGGACGTGCCCGCGAAGATGCCCTCGTGCCGCGCGAGGACACGCGCCGTCTCCATCGCCTCCTGCGAGGAGACGGGTTGGATCTCGTCGGCCAGCTTGTCGTGCCAGAGCGGCACCACGAACCCGGCGCCGGTGCCCTCGATCTTGTGCGAGCCGCTGGGCCGGCCCGAGAGCACCGCCGACTCCTCCGGCTCCACGGCGATGATGCGCACCGACGTGTCGTGCGATCGCAGCCGCGTGGAGATGCCGCGGAGCGAGCCCGCCGTGCCCACGCTCTGCACGAAGGCGCTGATGCGGCCCTCCGCCTGCTCCCAGATCTCCTCGCCCATCCGCTCGTAGCTGGCGAGCTGATCGGTGTTGTTGAGCTGGTCGGTCCAGTAGCAGCCCGGCGCCGCGGCGAGCCGCCGAGCCGTCTCGATCATCTCGAGCGTCAGCGCCTTGGTCGTCCCGCCGGTGGGGCTGGGGATCAGCGTGAGCTGGGCGCCGAGCGCCCTCATGTGATCGCGCTTCTCCTTGCTGAACGCTTCCGACGTCACGATCTGGAGCGGAATCCCCTTCGCCGCGCACACGAAGGCGAGCGACACGCCGGTACTCCCGCCGGTGTACTCGACCACGGAGCCGCCGGGCTTGAGCCGTCCGTCGGCCTCCGCCGCTTCCACCATCGCGAGGGCCATGCGGTCCTTCATGCTGCCCGTCGGATTCTCGTACTCCAGCTTGACGAGGATGCGCGCGCTGCCCGGTGGCACGAGTTGCACGAGCGGGGCGAGGCGGGTGCGGCCGATCGTGGCGAGTATGCTCACGCGATCCCCTTCACAGCTCGACCTCCATGGCGACGATTAACCGCGAGACATTGCTTGGAAGCGGGCGCCGCTCCCCAGTGTGGCGAAAGCCGGCCTTCGTGTACAGGGCGATCGCGGCCGGCTCATGCGCGGGCGCCCAGAGCGCGAGCCGCGCCAGTCCGCGGCCGCGCGCCCAGTCGAGCACGGCCCGCAGCAGCGCCTGCCCGATGCCGCGGCGGCGCCACGCGGGGACCACCCACATGCCGCCGACCCGGCCCGTCTCCGCGCGCTCGCGATCCAACAGCCCGTACGCCGTACCCACGATCTCGTCGCCCTCGCAGGCGAGGACCATGATCTGGCCGCCGGGCGCCGTCACGTGGCGTGTCATCTCCTCCCAGTACGACACCGGCTGCGACTCGGCGTGAGACAGGGTCTCGCCGAAGGAATCGGGCGCGTCGCGCAGGGCGCTGAGGCGGAGAGTGCGGTGGAGGGCGGCCTCGTGGGGAGCCAGGACACGGACCTGCATCGCTCGGCCCTGGCCGATCAAGCCCACACGGAGGGCGGATGACCCTGCGCCGTGGCCTCGAGGATCGGGCGCGTGTTCGCGTCGACCGCGCTCGGAGGCGCCTGCGCGAGAATCGCGCGCGTGAGCTCCGGCAACCCCATCAGCATGACGGAGAGACGCACGAGGGCGCCGTCCCGCGCCTCCAGGCGAAACCACTTCATCGCGGGCGCGTACCGATCAGCGTGCTGGGCGGGTGTACCAGCCGGCCGCTCATCGGGTTCGGCGCCCCGTCTCACGCGAAGCCGTGACGAGCCGCGCGGCCATGTCCGCCGCCGCGTCGAGCGCGCTCCCGCGCGGCGGGATGACGGCCAGCTGCAGCCCCGCCTCGTGCGCGGCGCGCCACACCCCCGCGCGGAAGGCGGTGTCGGCGAGGAGGCCGCCGGCCCAGCTCACCGCCACCGGTGGGCGCAAGCGGAGGCGCGCGGCGAGGTCGGCCACCAGCTCGGCCAGGGCGACCTGGGCGCCGGCCACGATGGCGGACGCGATGGGATGGCCGCGGCGCGCGGCCCGCAGCGCCGAG
This window of the Candidatus Methylomirabilota bacterium genome carries:
- a CDS encoding cysteine synthase family protein codes for the protein MSILATIGRTRLAPLVQLVPPGSARILVKLEYENPTGSMKDRMALAMVEAAEADGRLKPGGSVVEYTGGSTGVSLAFVCAAKGIPLQIVTSEAFSKEKRDHMRALGAQLTLIPSPTGGTTKALTLEMIETARRLAAAPGCYWTDQLNNTDQLASYERMGEEIWEQAEGRISAFVQSVGTAGSLRGISTRLRSHDTSVRIIAVEPEESAVLSGRPSGSHKIEGTGAGFVVPLWHDKLADEIQPVSSQEAMETARVLARHEGIFAGTSTGANIAAALRVAKQLGPDQTVVTLAVDSGMKYLSTALYGG
- a CDS encoding GNAT family N-acetyltransferase; its protein translation is MQVRVLAPHEAALHRTLRLSALRDAPDSFGETLSHAESQPVSYWEEMTRHVTAPGGQIMVLACEGDEIVGTAYGLLDRERAETGRVGGMWVVPAWRRRGIGQALLRAVLDWARGRGLARLALWAPAHEPAAIALYTKAGFRHTGERRPLPSNVSRLIVAMEVEL
- a CDS encoding BadF/BadG/BcrA/BcrD ATPase family protein; protein product: RAAQHVEVISDVEAALLGALGDEPGLLVLAGTGSIVLGRDARGRWSRAGGLGPLLGDEGSAFWIGRAWLPVARRHAGVLALRRLALRPDAVARVAALAPSALRAARRGHPIASAIVAGAQVALAELVADLAARLRLRPPVAVSWAGGLLADTAFRAGVWRAAHEAGLQLAVIPPRGSALDAAADMAARLVTASRETGRRTR